The Crocosphaera sp. UHCC 0190 DNA segment CCTTGAAACCGAATCCTTTACAGGCTATCTTGGAAAAACTTAAATAAACTTTCCCTTATCTATCCATTGCCTGTAGCTCAAAGGCGATTTCTGGAGGAGCATGGGCTAATTTGACCAAAAAATGCGCCGTTGAGTAGGCTGAAGACGGGGACTTTGTTCTTGCATAACCTTTTTAATTTGGTAAGGATCAAAATTGTGACGAAAATCTTGTCTTAATTCTGAAACCCGTCTTTCCGTTTCTTGAACTTCTACTTCTACTTCTTTGAGTTTAGCCTGTTGTGACCACTGGTAAGGAATTAATTTGAACAAAGTCACCACAGCAATGGCTGATAAAATCCCATTAACAGCCAATTTTACCGTAATTTCAGTGGCAACCCATTGGTGATCAGGGTTGGAACCTTGGTGAGGTTGACGACGGGAACGACGTTGACGAGACATTACCATAGCTAAACAAACCACAGATTAATAATAGACTACTCATCTCGGACAAAAACCTTAAGAAATCATTTTCTCTGGGGTTTGTTGTCGAGATGAGCAGGGATCTGTTTTATTAAACGAACGGTTTACTTATAAAGTTCCGTGGCTAAGCGAAAAGCAAGAATGCCAGGAATTAAAGCAATAACTAAGGCAACGAGAACTTGGGTATCAGATAACATGGGTCATAAACTCCTTGAATGTGACTGATTCAACCATTACTTTGCGTCATAACTGACGTTTTGTGAAACATCTTGTTACAAAGATTTAACTTTGAGGGAGTGAGGAGAAAAATTGTCTTAATGATCCCATCACCCCATCACCCCATCACCTAAATACCCTCTTTGCGGGCTAATAAGACGGGACAATTGGCATTAACCCTGACATAATCAGAAAGGGAGGTTCCGAGGAGGCGATCGAGATCAGGCAACCCTTTAGCGACAGAAGGACGGCGATCAGGTGATCCTAATATTAGGAGATCGGCGTTATACTCTTCTGCTAACTGGCAAATGCTTTCCCCAGGACGACCCCCTGTTACCACACAACGATAGGAAACCCCCATTCGTTTAGCTTTGGCTGCGGCTTCAGCTACAATAGGGTTATTATCCATTTCCGCTTTAGAGAGGGGCAGGAGTTCGGGTTTAATATCTGGATTAACCCGCGCTAAGATCAATTCAGCTTCCCCGTAGTCCCGTAATAAGTAAAGGGCTAATTCTAGGGCATAGTCTGCGGGGGAAGACTTATCAAGGGCCACCATTACCCGTTTGATCTTTTTGACGTAAATATCGTCTTTTACCAACAACATTGGGTGGTTGGTGAGTTGAAAAACGTACTGACTGACGGAGTTTTCGAGGATCGCTTCGAGGCGTTTTAGTCCCCGTGATCCCATAATAATTAAATCGGCGTTGATCTCATCGGCCACTTGACAAACGGTGTCTTTGGGTTCTCCCTGACGTAGCATGGTAGAGACACGACTGGGATCTAGTTGTAAGTTTTCGAGGATACCTGCGATCATTTTTCCTCCCTCTTCCCATTTAGCGGCGATCGCATCGGTGGTAATTTGGGGGGGGACAACGTGCAGAATATTGAGGGATGCTTTTTTAATGGCGGGAAGATCCATCAAAACTTTGAGCATTTCTTGAGTCGTACCTGTTCCTGAGTCCGCGTATAATATTTTGTCCAGCATAGATTGAAACTCTATGAATTAACCATGATTTAGCTGTCTCTGCTATCAGAATACTGCGATGTTCGCCTTTCGTATTTAACAATTTATTACAAACTCCTTTGGATCATCTCATCACCCCCTAACTCTATCACCCTTTCAACCAAGGTTTAGGGTTTTTTTCGCTGTAAACGCTGTCCTGTACGCAAAATTTGACCCGCTAAAATTGCCGCCCCAAACCCATTATCAATGTTCACCACACCGATCCCACTAGCACAAGAATTCAACATGGTTAATAGAGGGGCCACGCCGCCAAAACTTGTGCCATAACCCACACTGGTAGGCACGCCAATCACGGGACAGTCTACCATCCCTGCGACGACACTGGGTAAGGCCCCTTCCATTCCTGCTACCACAATTAACACATCTGCTTGACTAATTAATTCTCGATGACTCAATAACCTGTGAATACCCGCAACCCCCACATCCCAGAGACGTTGTACCTCAAACCCACATAACTGGGCAGTGATGGCGGCTTCCTCAGCGACGGGTAAATCGGCTGTACCTGCCGTTAATACGGAAATGACTCCCAACCCCTGAGATGGCAATTCACCCGTCTTCAGGGCGCAAATACGAGCAGTAGGATAGTAAATTAAAGAGGGGATCTCGGCTTCGAGTTGTTCGGCGATCGCGGTTTCAATGCGGGTGGCCATGACAACGGGACTATGATGGGCCATCGTGGTCATAATTTGCACAATTTGTTCGGGGGTTTTCCCTGGCCCCCAAATCACTTCGGGAAATCCTGTCCTAAGGTGACGATGATGATCTATTTTGGCAAAGTCTGCGACGGGTTCAAAACTAAGATGTTTAAGCTTGTCTAGGGCAGTATTGGGGGTAATTTCTCCTCTGGCGATCGCATTGAGGAGAGTTTGAAGCGCGTCAGGGTTCATTCAGGCTTAGGCTATGATTGCAGAGATGATGTTAGTTATTATAACTATTTTAGGAGTCATATATTCACTATCATGTCTGATACTAATTCTCTTGCTAATCGTTATCATGGCTTAATTGATTCTATTGTTGAGATTACCCTTGAGGGAAAAATTCGTTCTAAAGAACAAGTTTATCGAATGCTGGTGAAAGAGATTGAGTCGGGAACGGGAGAAATTTTTGAGCGCATTCTCGATGAACATATTAATAAAACCAAGGCACAATTAGAAACCAAATTAAAAGCAACTAGAGTTTTACGGGCCTTAGAAACCATTGAGGGAGAATGGAAAAGATGGCAAAAAGAAAATCAAACTGATGCCGCGATCGCCACAGCAACGGAACAGATTAAAAATGCTGAATCTAACCATTCTTTGGCTTCTTTTTTAAAACTTCTTGATAGTAGTAACGCCCAAAATTTAACTAGAGAGCAATTGCAAAAATTATCTCAGTCCCTCAAATCATCAAGTAACTCTCAAGAAACCCTAGAATTAGCTAATGGTATTATAGATGGTCTAAATGCCTTTGTCCTCTTAGAACCGGATTTAATTAGTTGGATTTATGAACAAAATAAAAGTGCTTTAGGGTTTGGGGAAGAAAAACAAGGCCCTTGGCCTTGGTGGGAGAAAAAGATTGATCGACCTTTAGCCAAAATGTTATTTCAAAGTTTAGGGAGAAATGAATCAATTAGATTATTAGCTGAAAAAAGTTATCAAGTTGAATTAAGGGCTTGGGTTGAACTAATTATTCTCTTACAATACTTACAACAAGGGTTAGTTAAATGGTTTGATCAACAGCCTTATAATGCTAAATTTGGTCAACGATTATCCTATAGTACCTTGTTAACCTTTGCCGTCATTTTTGCTCAACTCTCCCAAGGATTTGAAGGGATAAATAGCAACTTAAAAGAAGGCTGTTTTTTGATGATGTTACAATTATTACGTCAGTTTTCCAGACGAAAGGATTTTCCTTTGTATGGGGGGATTTTTGCCTCTTTTTCTGGGGATAACTTACGGGAGACTTTAAGTTATTTTGATGATCCCTTAAAAGAAGTAGAAAGAACCCAAGAAAAAGCCCGTATTCTTACTTTGTTAGCCTATTCTCAACGCACATTAGGGAATTATGAACGCGCAAAATCCTTTCATTTAGAAGCCTTGGGAATTGCCCGTGAAGCCTTAGATAAACCCTGTGAAATTGCCAATCTTAATCATCTGAGTCGTATTTATATCTATGAGAAAAATTATAGTGAAGCGATTAGTCATAGTCAACGAGCTTTAGTATTTTCTCGTCAAGTTGGTGATAAATTAGGGGAAGCCAATGGATTAATTAATGTAGGTTATAGTGAAGTATTTCGGGCGCGAGAAATTGAACAAATAGAACCAGAAATCTATGAATCTGCCATTAATTATCTCGAACAAGGATTAACCTTAGCAGAAAGATTAGGGGAGTATCAAAGTCAGGCATTAGCTTATAATAGTTTAGGCATTGCTTATGTAGTATTGTCCCAACCGGCGGCAGCAATTACTGCTTTAGAAAAGGGCAATCAAATGGCTTTAAATTCTGGAGATGTTTATCTTCAAGGGTTAAATTTCACTTATTTAGCTGAAGCTTACTATACATTAGGAAATCTCTCAACATCTGTTTATTATAGTTGTTTGGCAATGTATCTTTTAGAACAAATAAAGTCAAGTGAGTGGCGACAGTCT contains these protein-coding regions:
- the larB gene encoding nickel pincer cofactor biosynthesis protein LarB; this translates as MNPDALQTLLNAIARGEITPNTALDKLKHLSFEPVADFAKIDHHRHLRTGFPEVIWGPGKTPEQIVQIMTTMAHHSPVVMATRIETAIAEQLEAEIPSLIYYPTARICALKTGELPSQGLGVISVLTAGTADLPVAEEAAITAQLCGFEVQRLWDVGVAGIHRLLSHRELISQADVLIVVAGMEGALPSVVAGMVDCPVIGVPTSVGYGTSFGGVAPLLTMLNSCASGIGVVNIDNGFGAAILAGQILRTGQRLQRKKP
- a CDS encoding tetratricopeptide repeat protein; the protein is MSDTNSLANRYHGLIDSIVEITLEGKIRSKEQVYRMLVKEIESGTGEIFERILDEHINKTKAQLETKLKATRVLRALETIEGEWKRWQKENQTDAAIATATEQIKNAESNHSLASFLKLLDSSNAQNLTREQLQKLSQSLKSSSNSQETLELANGIIDGLNAFVLLEPDLISWIYEQNKSALGFGEEKQGPWPWWEKKIDRPLAKMLFQSLGRNESIRLLAEKSYQVELRAWVELIILLQYLQQGLVKWFDQQPYNAKFGQRLSYSTLLTFAVIFAQLSQGFEGINSNLKEGCFLMMLQLLRQFSRRKDFPLYGGIFASFSGDNLRETLSYFDDPLKEVERTQEKARILTLLAYSQRTLGNYERAKSFHLEALGIAREALDKPCEIANLNHLSRIYIYEKNYSEAISHSQRALVFSRQVGDKLGEANGLINVGYSEVFRAREIEQIEPEIYESAINYLEQGLTLAERLGEYQSQALAYNSLGIAYVVLSQPAAAITALEKGNQMALNSGDVYLQGLNFTYLAEAYYTLGNLSTSVYYSCLAMYLLEQIKSSEWRQSAGLLMVIKGQMTAEEFQKILEQNRPQIIKFIGVDGYDELPKILEKYRGQ
- a CDS encoding universal stress protein, with the protein product MLDKILYADSGTGTTQEMLKVLMDLPAIKKASLNILHVVPPQITTDAIAAKWEEGGKMIAGILENLQLDPSRVSTMLRQGEPKDTVCQVADEINADLIIMGSRGLKRLEAILENSVSQYVFQLTNHPMLLVKDDIYVKKIKRVMVALDKSSPADYALELALYLLRDYGEAELILARVNPDIKPELLPLSKAEMDNNPIVAEAAAKAKRMGVSYRCVVTGGRPGESICQLAEEYNADLLILGSPDRRPSVAKGLPDLDRLLGTSLSDYVRVNANCPVLLARKEGI
- the psaM gene encoding photosystem I reaction center subunit XII, encoding MLSDTQVLVALVIALIPGILAFRLATELYK